One window of Hymenobacter sp. BRD128 genomic DNA carries:
- a CDS encoding NuoM family protein, with protein sequence MLTAFLVFFPLAAALLLHFAKGGAARALALGASFLELLVAVFAAITYARSGPGSFDLNLSWIPSAGINFHLGIDGLSLCLVLLTTVLVPIILATAFRHEEYENPGAFYALVLFMQTGLLGVFTALDAFVFYFFWEVALIPIYFLAGAWSRSDRRIQITFKFFLYTIIGSLFMLAGFVYLYLQTGPAAGSLAAHSSDIQAFYATGKQLAASQQAWLFWLIFAAFAVKMPIFPFHTWQPDTYTESPAPATMLLSGIMLKMGVYGCLRWLLPVVPLGVSQWQQLVEVLAIIGIIYGAIIAIRQRDMKRLIAYSSLSHVGLMIAGVFSLKAIGLQGAVVQMLAHGVNVVGMFLVADAIERRTGTRELADLGGLTRRTPLLSVCFLVMLLSTVALPLTGGFVGEFLLLAGVYEFNMWAGAVAGLTIIFSAVYLLRMYQRAMLGPDSAYSDTITDLTGSELFMFVPLIALVFWLGLFPGTFLHFSEPAISQILTLVGR encoded by the coding sequence ATGCTGACAGCTTTTCTCGTCTTCTTCCCGCTGGCCGCCGCCCTGCTCCTTCACTTTGCCAAAGGCGGCGCGGCCCGCGCGCTAGCCCTCGGGGCTTCCTTTCTCGAACTACTGGTTGCCGTGTTTGCGGCCATTACCTACGCCCGCAGCGGGCCGGGCAGCTTCGACCTCAACCTGAGCTGGATACCTTCGGCGGGCATCAACTTTCACCTCGGCATCGACGGGCTGAGTTTGTGCCTGGTGCTGCTCACGACGGTGCTGGTGCCGATTATTCTGGCCACCGCCTTTCGCCACGAAGAGTACGAGAATCCCGGCGCGTTCTACGCCCTGGTGCTGTTTATGCAAACCGGCTTGCTCGGGGTGTTCACGGCCCTCGACGCATTCGTGTTTTACTTCTTCTGGGAGGTGGCGCTGATTCCGATTTATTTCCTGGCCGGCGCCTGGAGCCGCAGCGACCGCCGCATCCAAATCACGTTTAAGTTCTTCTTATACACCATTATCGGCTCGCTGTTTATGCTAGCCGGCTTCGTGTATCTGTATCTGCAAACCGGCCCGGCCGCCGGCTCGCTAGCCGCGCACTCGTCCGATATTCAGGCGTTTTACGCCACTGGCAAGCAGCTAGCCGCCTCGCAGCAGGCGTGGCTGTTCTGGCTCATCTTCGCCGCTTTCGCCGTGAAGATGCCGATTTTCCCCTTCCACACCTGGCAGCCTGATACCTACACCGAGTCGCCGGCTCCGGCCACTATGCTGCTCTCGGGTATTATGCTGAAAATGGGCGTGTATGGCTGCCTGCGCTGGCTGCTGCCGGTGGTGCCGCTCGGCGTGAGCCAGTGGCAGCAGCTGGTTGAAGTACTGGCCATTATCGGCATCATCTACGGCGCTATCATCGCCATCCGGCAGCGCGACATGAAGCGGCTCATCGCCTATTCGTCGCTCTCGCACGTGGGGCTGATGATTGCCGGCGTGTTCTCGCTGAAAGCCATCGGCCTGCAAGGGGCGGTGGTGCAGATGCTGGCCCACGGCGTAAACGTGGTCGGCATGTTTCTGGTGGCCGACGCCATCGAGCGCCGCACCGGCACCCGCGAGTTGGCCGACCTCGGCGGCCTCACCCGCCGCACCCCGCTGCTGAGCGTGTGCTTTCTGGTGATGCTGCTCAGCACGGTGGCGCTGCCGCTCACGGGTGGCTTCGTGGGCGAGTTCCTGCTGCTGGCCGGGGTGTATGAGTTTAACATGTGGGCCGGCGCCGTGGCGGGCCTCACCATCATTTTCTCGGCCGTGTACCTGCTGCGCATGTACCAGCGCGCCATGCTCGGGCCCGATTCGGCTTACTCCGATACCATCACCGACCTCACCGGCTCGGAGCTGTTCATGTTCGTGCCGCTCATCGCGCTGGTGTTCTGGCTAGGGTTATTTCCGGGCACGTTCCTGCATTTTTCGGAGCCGGCCATCAGCCAGATTCTCACTCTGGTAGGCCGGTAA
- a CDS encoding NADH-quinone oxidoreductase subunit N codes for MLPIVLLSVFGIVNLFLGFLRSNRALLPFALVVLALVFGLNLLDWNHAGSLPGLFDSPYVAQMLTVNNYSVAFSGIVLLTALVLLPFSRSYVAAGEPNLAEYYSLLLFSLVGAIMMVSYNHLIMLFVGIEILSISMYCLAGSDKRNVRSNEAALKYFLQGAFATGILLFGIALVYGATGTFQLDGLASAIAAPANASLQPMLYVGVLLMVIGIGFKVSAAPFHFWTPDVYEGTPTFFTAFMSTVVKTAGFAAFLKLLVVALPGTSAVWLPTIVAMCVLTLLLGNVGAAVQTSAKRMLAYSSVSHAGYLLLGLVAGRGQLQGPAAQGIFFYSLAYSIATVAAFGVLKLVSDQRQREDYAGLAGLARTNPLLAFVMTVAMLSLGGIPLTGGFFGKFFIFTAVASQGYIWLVVFAVLMSMVGIYYYLRPVIAMYMRPAESGNEAPIVVDGFQSATLVLLAVLTLVLGILPGFLSGLL; via the coding sequence ATGCTCCCCATCGTTCTCCTCTCCGTCTTCGGCATCGTCAACCTGTTCTTAGGCTTTTTGCGCTCCAACCGGGCGCTGCTGCCGTTTGCGCTGGTGGTGCTAGCCCTCGTTTTCGGCCTCAACCTGCTCGACTGGAACCACGCCGGTAGCCTGCCGGGCCTGTTCGACTCGCCCTACGTGGCCCAGATGCTGACCGTGAACAACTACTCGGTGGCCTTCAGCGGCATTGTGTTGCTTACTGCCCTGGTGCTGCTGCCCTTCTCGCGCTCCTACGTGGCAGCCGGCGAGCCCAACCTGGCCGAATACTACTCGCTGCTGCTGTTTTCGCTGGTGGGCGCCATTATGATGGTGAGCTACAATCACCTCATTATGCTCTTCGTGGGCATTGAGATTTTGAGCATTAGCATGTATTGCCTGGCTGGCTCCGACAAGCGCAACGTGCGCTCGAACGAAGCCGCCCTCAAATATTTCCTGCAAGGCGCCTTCGCCACTGGTATTCTGCTCTTTGGCATTGCCTTGGTGTACGGCGCCACCGGCACTTTCCAGCTCGATGGGCTAGCCAGCGCCATCGCCGCGCCGGCTAATGCCAGTCTCCAGCCCATGCTGTATGTAGGCGTGCTGCTGATGGTTATCGGCATCGGCTTCAAGGTTTCGGCCGCGCCTTTCCACTTCTGGACGCCCGACGTGTACGAGGGCACGCCCACGTTCTTCACCGCCTTTATGAGCACGGTGGTGAAAACGGCCGGCTTCGCGGCCTTCCTGAAATTATTGGTAGTGGCCCTGCCCGGCACCAGCGCCGTGTGGCTGCCTACCATCGTGGCTATGTGTGTGCTCACGCTGCTGCTCGGCAACGTGGGCGCCGCCGTGCAAACCAGCGCCAAGCGCATGCTGGCCTACTCTAGCGTAAGCCACGCCGGCTACCTGCTGCTCGGCCTCGTGGCCGGCCGCGGCCAGCTGCAGGGCCCGGCGGCCCAGGGCATTTTCTTCTACAGCCTGGCGTATTCCATCGCCACGGTAGCCGCTTTCGGAGTGCTGAAACTGGTGTCGGACCAGCGCCAGCGCGAGGACTACGCCGGCCTGGCCGGGCTGGCTCGCACCAATCCGCTGCTGGCTTTTGTGATGACGGTAGCCATGCTCTCGCTGGGCGGCATTCCGCTCACGGGGGGCTTCTTCGGCAAGTTTTTCATCTTCACGGCGGTGGCTAGCCAGGGGTATATCTGGCTGGTAGTGTTTGCGGTGCTGATGAGCATGGTGGGCATTTACTACTACCTGCGGCCCGTTATCGCCATGTACATGCGCCCGGCCGAATCGGGCAATGAGGCACCAATCGTAGTCGATGGCTTCCAGTCGGCCACGCTGGTGCTGCTGGCCGTGCTCACGCTGGTGCTGGGGATTCTGCCGGGCTTTCTAAGCGGATTATTATAA
- a CDS encoding NAD(P)/FAD-dependent oxidoreductase — protein MDTNLPISAQPRVVVVGGGFGGLRLAQKLADAPVQVVMVDRNNYHNFQPLLYQVATGALEADSIAYPIRKIFAGQQNFFYRMADVRGVIPVTNTVQTSVGDIRYDYLVLATGSLTNFFGIESIEKNAMQIKSIPNALNLRSFIFQNFEQALLETDPEKQQALLTIVVVGGGPTGVEISGSLAEMRRHVLPKDYPELDLKKMQIFLVEAGPALLGPMSKDSQNDAKRYMDGLDVLVRLNTAIKRFEDGKAYYSDTEFIRTENLVWAAGVNGAALPGLPEELVTRNKRITVNMWNQLPDQPTIFAIGDVANMVTPDMPKGLPMLAPVAQQQADLLAENLQRIIRGEAPKEFSYLNKGVMAIISRNKAVVDLPKDVHFKGFLGWLAWLFIHLILLVGFRNKVVALVDWAFSYFNSDQALRLIIRPFKRHDVKDDKGKRAAEHATATTEYTPTPPAIQEPAGPAMPAPNA, from the coding sequence ATGGATACGAACCTTCCAATTTCGGCGCAGCCGCGGGTGGTGGTGGTAGGCGGCGGTTTTGGCGGCCTGCGGCTAGCCCAGAAGCTGGCCGACGCGCCCGTGCAGGTGGTGATGGTAGACCGCAACAACTACCACAATTTTCAGCCGCTGCTCTACCAGGTAGCCACCGGTGCCCTGGAGGCCGATAGCATTGCCTATCCCATCCGCAAAATTTTCGCGGGCCAGCAAAATTTCTTCTACCGCATGGCCGACGTGCGCGGTGTGATACCCGTCACTAACACCGTGCAAACGAGCGTGGGCGACATTCGCTACGATTATCTGGTGTTGGCCACCGGCTCGCTCACCAATTTTTTTGGGATTGAAAGCATTGAAAAGAATGCGATGCAGATTAAGAGCATCCCGAATGCGCTGAATCTGCGCAGCTTCATCTTCCAGAACTTCGAGCAGGCGCTGCTCGAAACCGACCCGGAAAAACAGCAGGCGCTGCTCACTATTGTGGTGGTGGGCGGCGGCCCCACGGGCGTCGAAATCAGCGGCTCGCTGGCCGAAATGCGCCGCCACGTGCTGCCCAAAGACTACCCCGAGCTAGATTTGAAGAAGATGCAAATCTTCCTGGTGGAGGCTGGGCCAGCCTTGCTCGGGCCAATGTCGAAAGATTCGCAGAACGACGCCAAGCGCTACATGGATGGGCTCGACGTACTCGTGCGCCTCAACACGGCCATCAAGCGCTTCGAAGATGGCAAGGCCTATTACTCAGATACCGAGTTTATTCGCACCGAAAACCTGGTGTGGGCCGCCGGCGTGAATGGCGCCGCCCTGCCGGGCCTGCCCGAAGAATTAGTGACCCGTAATAAGCGCATTACGGTGAATATGTGGAACCAGCTGCCGGACCAGCCCACCATCTTTGCCATCGGCGACGTGGCTAACATGGTGACGCCCGACATGCCCAAGGGCTTGCCCATGCTGGCTCCCGTGGCCCAGCAGCAGGCCGACTTGCTGGCCGAAAACCTGCAACGCATTATCCGGGGGGAGGCGCCCAAGGAATTCAGCTACCTCAACAAGGGCGTGATGGCCATCATCAGCCGCAATAAAGCGGTGGTTGACTTACCTAAGGATGTGCACTTCAAGGGCTTTCTGGGCTGGCTAGCCTGGCTGTTCATTCACCTTATTCTGCTGGTCGGCTTCCGCAATAAAGTGGTGGCGCTGGTCGACTGGGCCTTCAGCTACTTTAATTCTGACCAGGCGCTGCGGCTTATTATCCGGCCCTTCAAGCGCCATGATGTGAAGGACGACAAAGGCAAGCGGGCGGCCGAGCACGCCACGGCCACCACCGAATATACTCCTACGCCGCCCGCCATTCAGGAGCCCGCCGGGCCAGCGATGCCAGCGCCAAACGCCTAA
- a CDS encoding carboxypeptidase-like regulatory domain-containing protein has product MTISFVNSRRFLLLLSLVLLTGWLASPKAWAQGKRRVVQFTGIVASGDSLLGVPGASVYVPKAGRGTTSNAYGYFSMPVLAGDSIVFRSLGYRNQTIVIPADYQRQSFSVVITLQEDATVLPEVRVFPYATEKEFKKAFLALRLPTERGSAAADNLNEDLMRKIFNSQPMGPTANYRQSMSMQQLDLDRRMGIAPNPHSNNPLLNPFSWLQLVKQVKDGEFKKKEGVDY; this is encoded by the coding sequence TTGACAATCTCCTTCGTGAACAGTCGCCGTTTTCTTTTGCTGCTGAGCCTGGTACTGCTGACCGGGTGGCTGGCTAGCCCCAAAGCCTGGGCCCAGGGCAAGCGCCGGGTGGTGCAGTTCACGGGTATCGTGGCGAGCGGCGACAGCCTGCTGGGCGTGCCCGGCGCCTCGGTCTACGTGCCCAAGGCCGGCCGTGGCACCACGAGCAACGCCTACGGCTACTTTTCGATGCCGGTGCTGGCCGGCGATAGCATCGTGTTTCGCTCGCTGGGCTACCGCAACCAAACCATTGTCATTCCGGCTGATTATCAGCGGCAAAGCTTTTCGGTGGTTATTACGTTGCAGGAAGACGCCACCGTGCTGCCCGAAGTACGAGTATTTCCCTACGCTACCGAGAAGGAATTTAAAAAGGCCTTTCTGGCCTTGCGCCTGCCCACCGAGCGCGGTTCGGCAGCGGCCGACAACCTGAACGAGGACCTGATGCGCAAAATTTTTAACTCGCAGCCGATGGGCCCCACGGCCAACTACCGCCAATCGATGTCGATGCAGCAACTCGACCTAGACCGGCGCATGGGTATTGCCCCCAATCCGCACAGCAATAACCCTTTGCTTAATCCGTTCAGCTGGCTGCAGCTGGTGAAGCAAGTCAAAGACGGCGAGTTTAAGAAGAAAGAAGGCGTTGATTATTAG
- a CDS encoding metalloregulator ArsR/SmtB family transcription factor, with translation MRVKHFPVAFGQQLFKALGDESRVRILHLLWRNQEMVVGDLEQVLDFTQTKTSRQLAYLKNAGLVGVRRLDNWMFYFLRDETAELLQQLLGLMERDPQLVHDQLIYQTLWSNRELAAYKIQNRRWLPPASPIKNFE, from the coding sequence ATGCGCGTAAAACATTTCCCGGTTGCATTCGGGCAGCAGCTTTTTAAGGCCCTCGGCGATGAAAGCCGCGTGCGCATCCTGCACTTGCTGTGGCGCAACCAGGAAATGGTGGTCGGCGACCTGGAGCAAGTGCTTGACTTTACGCAAACTAAAACGTCGCGCCAGCTAGCCTACCTCAAAAACGCGGGCCTGGTGGGCGTGCGCCGCCTCGACAACTGGATGTTTTATTTCCTGCGCGACGAAACCGCCGAGCTGCTCCAGCAATTGCTAGGGCTCATGGAGCGCGACCCACAACTCGTGCACGACCAACTGATATACCAAACCCTGTGGAGCAACCGCGAGCTGGCCGCTTATAAGATTCAGAACCGCCGCTGGCTACCGCCGGCTTCGCCAATCAAGAATTTTGAATGA
- a CDS encoding YjjG family noncanonical pyrimidine nucleotidase — MKTYRHLFFDLDHTLWDFETNANETLAQLFSDYNLARHGLFTFTEFSQRYSEINHALWRLYQSNKVTQKQLREVRFVRTLTRLGVAEADVPTDISARFTEILPRKAAVFPHTHEVLTYLKNKGYLLHLITNGFEDVQHIKLNSSSLTPYFDEVITSEHSGFLKPDPRMFAHALARTRATAAESLMIGDNLECDVLGAYNAGIDQVYFNPDKRRHFAQITYEISSLAELRDFL; from the coding sequence ATGAAAACTTACCGCCACCTGTTTTTTGACCTCGACCACACGCTTTGGGACTTTGAAACCAACGCGAACGAAACACTTGCTCAGCTTTTTAGCGACTACAACCTGGCGCGCCACGGCCTCTTCACGTTCACTGAGTTTAGCCAGCGCTACAGCGAGATAAACCACGCGCTGTGGCGCCTCTATCAAAGCAACAAGGTGACGCAGAAGCAATTGCGCGAGGTGCGCTTCGTGCGCACGCTCACCCGGCTAGGGGTGGCCGAGGCCGACGTGCCCACCGATATCTCGGCACGCTTCACCGAGATTTTGCCACGCAAGGCGGCCGTGTTTCCGCACACCCACGAGGTGCTTACTTACTTAAAAAATAAGGGCTATTTGCTGCACCTCATCACGAATGGCTTTGAGGATGTGCAGCATATCAAGCTGAATTCTTCTAGCTTAACGCCTTATTTTGACGAGGTTATTACTTCCGAGCACAGCGGCTTTTTGAAGCCCGACCCGCGCATGTTTGCCCACGCGCTGGCCCGCACCCGCGCCACCGCCGCCGAAAGCCTGATGATAGGCGACAACCTCGAATGCGACGTGCTGGGGGCCTACAACGCCGGCATCGACCAGGTGTATTTCAACCCCGACAAGCGCCGGCATTTTGCCCAGATAACCTATGAAATCAGTAGCCTAGCCGAGCTGCGCGACTTTCTCTAA
- the pruA gene encoding L-glutamate gamma-semialdehyde dehydrogenase, translating into MSNAFFRVPTPINEPVKGYAPGSPERVELVKELKRIKQVERDIPMHIGGQEVRTGRTLPLAPPHDHKHVLGHFHEGDASHVTQAIDAALAARHAWASLPWEERAAVFLKAAELLAGPYRARLNAATMLGQSKNAFQAEIDAACELIDFLRFNVHFAQEIYRQQPESAPGMWNRLEHRPLEGFVFALTPFNFTSIAANLPVSAALMGNVTVWKPAYPQIYSAQVLMELFIEAGVPAGVINLIYVDGPVAGDVIFKHRDFAGIHFTGSTKVFQTIWGEIGQNIHRYKSYPRIVGETGGKDFILAHPSAHAKAVATGISRGAFEYQGQKCSAASRVYLPSNLAEEILGYVKQDVESMKMGDVEDFTNFINAVITEASFDKLARFIDEAKASPDAEIVVGGHHDKSKGYFVQPTVIRAKDPKYVTMCEELFGPVVTVYVYDEHEFEQTLELVDSTSPYALTGAIFSQDRYAIDLATKKLANAAGNFYINDKPTGAVVGQQPFGGARASGTNDKAGSLLNLQRWVSPRAIKETFNPPVEYPYPFMGATPKEDLNLDKGGF; encoded by the coding sequence ATGTCCAACGCCTTTTTCCGCGTCCCTACTCCTATCAATGAGCCTGTAAAAGGCTATGCGCCCGGCTCGCCCGAGCGCGTCGAGCTGGTTAAAGAACTGAAGCGCATCAAGCAGGTTGAGCGCGATATTCCGATGCACATCGGCGGCCAGGAAGTGCGCACCGGCCGCACGCTGCCGCTAGCCCCGCCCCACGACCACAAGCACGTGCTGGGCCACTTCCACGAAGGCGATGCTAGCCACGTAACCCAGGCCATCGACGCCGCGCTGGCCGCCCGCCACGCCTGGGCTAGCCTGCCCTGGGAAGAGCGCGCCGCCGTCTTTTTGAAGGCCGCCGAGCTGTTGGCCGGGCCCTACCGCGCCCGCCTCAACGCGGCTACCATGCTGGGCCAGAGCAAGAACGCTTTTCAAGCGGAAATTGACGCGGCTTGTGAACTGATTGACTTTCTGCGCTTCAACGTACATTTTGCCCAGGAAATCTACCGCCAGCAGCCCGAGTCAGCCCCCGGCATGTGGAACCGCCTGGAGCACCGCCCGCTCGAAGGCTTCGTATTTGCGCTCACGCCGTTCAACTTCACCTCCATCGCCGCCAATCTGCCGGTGTCGGCCGCGCTTATGGGCAACGTGACGGTGTGGAAGCCCGCCTACCCGCAAATTTATTCGGCTCAGGTGCTGATGGAGCTGTTCATCGAAGCTGGCGTGCCGGCCGGCGTCATCAACCTCATTTACGTGGATGGCCCGGTGGCCGGCGACGTGATTTTCAAGCACCGCGACTTCGCGGGTATTCACTTCACGGGCTCGACCAAGGTGTTTCAGACCATCTGGGGCGAAATCGGGCAGAATATCCACCGCTACAAGTCGTACCCGCGCATTGTGGGCGAAACCGGCGGCAAAGATTTCATTCTGGCCCACCCCTCGGCCCACGCCAAGGCTGTGGCTACCGGCATTTCGCGCGGCGCCTTCGAGTACCAGGGCCAGAAGTGCTCGGCCGCCTCGCGCGTATACCTGCCGTCCAACCTGGCCGAGGAAATTCTGGGCTACGTGAAGCAGGACGTGGAGTCGATGAAAATGGGTGATGTTGAAGACTTTACCAACTTTATTAACGCCGTCATTACCGAAGCCAGCTTCGATAAGCTAGCCAGGTTTATTGACGAGGCCAAGGCTAGCCCGGACGCCGAAATCGTAGTCGGCGGCCACCACGACAAGTCGAAGGGTTACTTCGTGCAGCCCACCGTTATCCGGGCCAAAGACCCTAAGTACGTGACCATGTGCGAGGAGCTGTTTGGCCCCGTCGTGACGGTGTATGTGTACGACGAGCACGAGTTTGAGCAGACGCTGGAACTCGTGGATTCGACCTCGCCCTACGCCCTCACCGGCGCCATTTTCTCGCAAGACCGCTACGCCATCGACCTGGCTACCAAGAAGCTGGCGAACGCGGCCGGCAACTTCTACATCAACGACAAGCCGACCGGTGCCGTGGTGGGCCAGCAGCCCTTCGGCGGCGCCCGCGCCTCGGGCACCAACGACAAGGCCGGCTCGCTGCTCAACCTGCAGCGCTGGGTGTCGCCGCGCGCCATCAAGGAAACGTTTAACCCGCCCGTGGAGTATCCCTATCCATTCATGGGCGCCACGCCCAAGGAAGATTTGAACCTCGATAAGGGCGGATTTTAG
- a CDS encoding phosphoadenylyl-sulfate reductase has protein sequence MDSTLAAQVNDLRQELAGLSALEIIRAVTQRFPGKVAFSTSFGIEDQALSHLIFTNELPVRVFTLDTGRNFQETYSTWNKTLLRYGQPIEAFAPLAASVEALVTQKGPNSFYESIDNRKECCYIRKVEPLARALAGTHIWLTGIRAEQSANRQHMHAVEWDAGHQLIKVHPLFEWTWADTVAFTQQHGVPVNPLHQQGFVSIGCAPCTRAIKPGEDFRAGRWWWENADAKECGLHTTAHQGLDPVVEELPR, from the coding sequence ATGGATAGTACACTTGCGGCCCAGGTCAATGACCTGCGCCAGGAACTGGCCGGGCTTTCCGCGCTGGAAATTATACGGGCTGTCACCCAGCGTTTCCCAGGCAAGGTTGCCTTTTCGACTTCGTTTGGCATTGAAGACCAGGCGCTGAGCCACCTCATTTTTACCAATGAGCTGCCCGTGCGCGTATTCACGCTCGACACCGGCCGCAACTTTCAGGAAACGTATTCAACCTGGAATAAGACGCTGCTCCGCTACGGCCAGCCCATCGAAGCCTTCGCCCCGCTGGCGGCCAGTGTCGAAGCCCTGGTGACGCAGAAAGGCCCTAACAGCTTCTACGAGAGCATCGACAATCGCAAGGAGTGCTGCTATATCCGCAAGGTGGAGCCACTGGCCAGGGCCCTGGCCGGCACGCACATCTGGCTTACCGGCATCCGGGCCGAGCAGTCGGCCAACCGCCAGCACATGCACGCCGTGGAGTGGGATGCCGGCCACCAGCTCATTAAAGTGCACCCCCTTTTTGAGTGGACCTGGGCCGACACGGTAGCCTTTACGCAGCAGCACGGCGTGCCCGTGAATCCGCTGCACCAGCAGGGCTTTGTAAGCATTGGCTGCGCGCCGTGCACCAGGGCCATCAAGCCGGGCGAGGACTTCCGGGCCGGCCGCTGGTGGTGGGAAAACGCCGACGCCAAGGAGTGCGGCCTGCACACCACTGCCCACCAAGGCCTCGACCCGGTGGTGGAGGAATTACCCCGCTAG
- the cysD gene encoding sulfate adenylyltransferase subunit CysD gives MDYLDRLEAEAIHILREVAGQFERPALLFSGGKDSIALTRLAEKAFRPGKFPFPLVHIDTGHNFQEIIDYRDKLAASLGEKLIVRKVEDTIRERGLREPGGKFPSRNPLQTYTLLDVIEEFEFDACIGGARRDEEKARAKERIFSVRDDFGQWDPKRQRPELWNIYNGRIQKGENVRVFPISNWTELDVWNYIQREKIELPEIYFSHERQCVVLPSGQLLGLSEHLNLDDTDEIVSRRVRFRTVGDSTCTAAVESDAHSIDDIIQDLLLAKVSERGATRLDDNLSETGMEDRKRNGYF, from the coding sequence ATGGATTACTTAGATAGGCTAGAAGCCGAGGCTATTCATATTTTGCGCGAGGTGGCCGGCCAGTTTGAGCGGCCTGCGCTGTTGTTCTCGGGCGGCAAAGACTCAATCGCCCTCACGCGGCTGGCCGAAAAGGCGTTTCGGCCGGGCAAGTTTCCCTTCCCGCTCGTGCACATCGACACGGGCCACAACTTCCAGGAAATTATTGATTACCGCGATAAGCTGGCCGCTTCGTTGGGCGAGAAGCTGATTGTGCGCAAGGTAGAGGATACCATTCGGGAGCGTGGCCTGCGCGAGCCGGGCGGTAAATTTCCTAGCCGCAACCCCTTGCAAACTTATACCTTGCTCGATGTTATTGAGGAGTTTGAGTTTGACGCCTGCATCGGGGGCGCGCGACGCGACGAGGAGAAGGCCCGCGCCAAGGAGCGCATTTTTTCGGTGCGCGACGACTTTGGCCAGTGGGACCCCAAGCGCCAGCGCCCCGAGTTGTGGAACATCTACAACGGCCGCATTCAGAAGGGCGAAAATGTGCGCGTGTTCCCCATTTCTAACTGGACCGAGCTCGACGTGTGGAATTACATCCAGCGCGAAAAAATCGAGCTGCCCGAAATCTATTTCTCGCACGAGCGCCAGTGCGTAGTGCTGCCCAGCGGCCAGCTGCTAGGCCTGAGCGAGCACCTCAACCTCGACGACACCGACGAAATCGTGAGCCGCCGCGTGCGCTTCCGCACCGTGGGCGACTCGACCTGCACGGCCGCCGTGGAAAGCGACGCCCACTCGATTGACGACATCATCCAGGATTTGCTGCTGGCCAAGGTGAGCGAGCGCGGCGCCACGCGCCTCGACGACAACCTCTCCGAAACCGGCATGGAGGACCGCAAGCGCAACGGGTATTTCTAA